Proteins from a genomic interval of Caulobacter rhizosphaerae:
- a CDS encoding efflux RND transporter periplasmic adaptor subunit has product MSASPPMKLLLAGAAALVVVAGAGGYGLARLTAKPAMSDAPADGRKILYWYDPMVPAQRFDKPGKSPFMDMQLVPKYAGEADTSGSSAGVRIDPAIAQNLGVRTVEARQGVLASGLTATGVVDFNQRDVAVVQARAGGFVQKVYGRAPGDVIGAGAPLADLLVPDWGGAQAEYLAVRRTDDTALIAAARQRLRLLGMPEGVIAAVDRDGRARTTITVSAPLGGVITKLDVRTGMTVATGQGLAEINGLSRVWITAAVPEAQAGQLRQGQSVGVALAAYPGETLRGTVQAILPQAQGDSRTLQARIELPNPGGKLRPGMFATVSFDSDARPALLLPSEAVIRTGPRAIVMLAGENGRYQAVEVKVGREAGGQSEILAGLNAGQKVVASGQFLIDSEASLGGLNVRPLPATGPAMSAMAPAAKPALAEAVGRVEQVSGGSITLSHGPVPAIGWPAMTMAFRADPMLLKGLKPGDQVSFAFEQPPAGSTVRRIAKTGAAR; this is encoded by the coding sequence ATGAGCGCCTCTCCCCCGATGAAGCTTCTCCTGGCCGGCGCCGCGGCGCTGGTCGTGGTCGCCGGCGCTGGCGGCTACGGCCTGGCCCGGTTGACCGCCAAGCCGGCGATGTCGGACGCCCCCGCCGACGGCCGCAAGATCCTCTACTGGTACGACCCGATGGTCCCGGCCCAACGCTTCGACAAGCCGGGCAAGTCGCCGTTCATGGACATGCAGCTGGTCCCCAAATACGCCGGCGAGGCGGACACCAGCGGCTCCTCGGCGGGGGTGCGCATCGATCCGGCCATCGCGCAGAACCTCGGGGTGCGCACCGTGGAGGCCCGCCAGGGCGTGCTGGCCAGCGGCCTGACCGCCACCGGCGTTGTCGACTTCAACCAGCGCGACGTGGCCGTGGTCCAGGCGCGCGCCGGCGGCTTCGTCCAGAAGGTCTACGGCCGCGCGCCGGGCGACGTGATCGGGGCCGGCGCGCCCCTGGCCGACCTGCTGGTCCCTGATTGGGGCGGCGCCCAGGCCGAATATCTGGCGGTCAGGAGAACCGACGACACGGCCTTGATCGCCGCCGCCCGCCAGCGCCTGCGACTGCTGGGCATGCCCGAGGGCGTGATCGCCGCCGTCGATCGCGATGGCCGGGCCCGCACGACCATCACGGTCAGCGCGCCGCTGGGCGGGGTGATCACCAAGCTCGACGTCCGCACCGGCATGACCGTGGCGACGGGTCAGGGCCTCGCCGAGATCAATGGCCTGTCCCGCGTCTGGATCACCGCGGCCGTGCCCGAGGCCCAGGCCGGGCAGTTGCGCCAAGGCCAGTCGGTCGGCGTCGCCCTGGCCGCCTATCCCGGCGAGACGCTCCGCGGCACGGTGCAGGCCATCCTGCCCCAGGCCCAGGGCGACAGCCGCACCTTGCAGGCCCGCATCGAGCTGCCCAATCCCGGCGGCAAGCTGCGGCCGGGCATGTTCGCCACCGTCAGCTTCGACAGCGACGCCCGGCCCGCCCTGCTGCTGCCCTCAGAAGCGGTGATCCGCACCGGCCCGCGCGCGATCGTCATGCTGGCGGGCGAAAACGGCCGCTACCAAGCCGTCGAGGTCAAGGTCGGCCGCGAAGCCGGCGGCCAGAGCGAGATCCTGGCGGGCCTGAACGCCGGCCAGAAGGTCGTCGCCTCCGGCCAGTTCCTGATCGACTCCGAAGCCAGCCTGGGGGGCCTGAACGTTCGTCCGCTGCCCGCGACAGGACCGGCAATGTCGGCCATGGCGCCTGCCGCCAAGCCCGCCTTGGCCGAAGCCGTCGGCCGCGTCGAGCAGGTGTCCGGAGGCAGCATCACGCTCTCCCATGGCCCGGTGCCGGCGATCGGCTGGCCCGCCATGACCATGGCCTTCCGCGCCGACCCGATGCTGCTCAAGGGCCTCAAGCCCGGCGACCAGGTCAGCTTCGCCTTCGAGCAGCCGCCCGCTGGCTCGACCGTGCGCCGGATCGCCAAGACCGGAGCGGCCCGATGA